One genomic region from Vicia villosa cultivar HV-30 ecotype Madison, WI unplaced genomic scaffold, Vvil1.0 ctg.000273F_1_1_1, whole genome shotgun sequence encodes:
- the LOC131626150 gene encoding uncharacterized protein LOC131626150: protein MATGTQAYGESWYWDNRYTNEPGPFDWYQKYITLAPIINLYVPPNQSILVVGSGNSAFSEGMVDEGGYTDVVNIDISSVVIDAMQNKYRNCPQLKYLKMDVRDMSAFESETFGSVIDKGTLDSLLCGNNSRQNATKMLEEIWRVLKDKGVYVLVTYGAPLYRLRLLRESCSWTIKLHVIEKLASEEKSDNPLWELTKPIMLDYDGSSVEETLGTNPDVHYIYICTKELSGNANVKA, encoded by the exons ATGGCAACAGGTACACAAGCCTACGGCGAATCATGGTACTGGGACAACCGTTACACAAACGAACCAGGTCCTTTTGATTGGTACCAAAAGTATATCACTTTGGCTCCTATCATCAATCTATATGTTCCTCCTAACCAATCCATCCTCGTTGTTGGTTCCGGCAATTCAG CGTTTAGTGAAGGAATGGTTGATGAAGGTGGTTACACAGATGTTGTCAATATTGATATATCTTCTGTGGTCATTGATGCTATGCAGAATAAATACCGAAATTGTCCTCAATTGAAGT ATTTGAAAATGGATGTAAGAGACATGAGTGCTTTTGAATCAGAGACTTTTGGTTCTGTTATCGACAAAG GGACTCTTGATTCTCTCTTG TGTGGAAACAATTCAAGACAAAATGCTACTAAGATGCTTGAGGAAATTTGGAG GGTTCTCAAGGATAAAGGAGTCTATGTTCTG GTGACGTATGGAGCTCCACTATATCGCCTACGTTTGCTACGCGAATCATGCTCGTGGACAATTAAACTCCATGTGATAG AGAAACttgcatcagaagaaaaatctgaTAATCCACTATGGGAGCTGACAAAACCTATCATGCTTGATTACGATGGAAGCTCTGTGGAGGAAACTCTAGGAACGAATCCCGATGTCCATTATATATACATTTGCACTAAG GAACTTTCTGGCAACGCAAACGTAAAAGCGTGA